The following DNA comes from Hahella chejuensis KCTC 2396.
CCGTAAACGCCAGCTGGTGAAAGAAATTGAAATCACCGCGCTGATCAAACGAGCCAGCGATGAATTCTTCGACTTCATGGATAAACGCTTCCAGCCGGACTTGTCTGTGCGCCTGTCGGCGGACTCCGTGGAGAAGCATCGGGACGAGATCATGTCCCAGGTGCGTCAGATTCGCAGACTTCCCAAAGAGACCAAGGCGCACGCGGAAAGCGAGTTGCGTCGACTGCTGCCGGACCGAGTGGTGGAAGGGCAATCCCTGCTCTGGCTGTTGCTGGACAATATAGAAATCCGTCTCACCAACGCCTGCGACATCATGTTGCCGGCTCTGCGCAGTGCGCTGCGTAACTTCACACGACGCGCGGACATCATTATTCGTCAAATGAGCTATCTGGCCAGTCAGCGCCATAATGACATGGTGCAGATCTGTCAGGAGCTGACCGAGCTGCCGGCGGAAGAGCAACGGGCGCGTCTGGAGCGCGCAGGAGCCCTGATGGCCAACCTCAATGTCGGCCTTATCGACCCCAAACAGATCAGTCTGCGCGAAGGCCGTCGGAAAATCACCGTGGACAGCCGGGTGCTCAACGACGAACCGCTGGACCAGGGCGCTCGCAAAGAGTTGTTCATACAACACGCGCTGGATCAGGCTTTTGTCATCAATGACGACCGCACCCGTCAATATCTGATTCAGGCGCTACGGGGCGGCCAGCGCATCCAGACCAAACATCTGCCCATTAACGCCGCTCCCGATCTGTTGGCGGCGATGCATGCCGTGGAGCTGGGCTCCGTGTCAGGCCTCTCCAGCGAATACGAGTTCGTGGTAGAGCCGACAGGGGATCTGGTCAGCAATGAATATTTACTGCAGGCGGATGATTTCATCATCGAAGTACGACCGAAAAAAGCGATGCAAGACACCTTATGATTCTGAGTCAATGCCTTGAAAATGAACTGTCCTCCGAAGGACTTCAGTTAACGGACTTCAGCGAACTGGCGCTGCGCCTACTGGATTACAGCATCATCTGCCGCGATGAAAGCCTGATCGAACAAACTTTATATGATCGTTATCTGCGCATCGACAAGCTGGTGGACGATTATCTATCCGTTCTCGGCGTGCGTCTGCTGCACGACCGTCAGTTCCAGTACATCCGCGCGTATCCGCCGGGAGCCGAGGCGCCGGGTCTCGATGACGAGGTGGACCAGCCGTTCAACACCGGTTTGCGCGCGCGTCTGAATCAGCAGGAGATCGCCTTGATCCTGGTGTTGCGCAGCCAATACGACAAAGCCCTGCGCGAAGGTCAGGTGGACGATCAGGGTGGCGTCACGCTCAGCTTTGAAGCGCTCTCTATCGCCATGAAAAACCTGCTGCAACGCACCCTGCCGGAAAACCTGACGGAACGCCGTCAGCTGCTGAAGCGCCTGCGTCAGTTGCGACTGTTGCAATTCAGCCAGGAAGACACGCTGGAGAGCGGCGAAAGCTGGGTCCGCATCCGCCCGCAAATCGTCAACTTCGTCAGCGATGAAGCGCTGTCCGCTTTGCGCGGCGAAGAGGCGGAGCAGGAGGACGCAGCGGCGTCCCCGGAAGAGATCTAACAGGCGGAGTTGGCCCATGGACGGTAAAAACACGGCGGCGTCCACTATCAGTGATTTGAGAACACCATGTTTCTAAAGAAATGCATCTACGTTAACTGGGGCAACATCCCCAACAGCGAATTCGATTTCGGCCCTATCAACCTGCTTTCCGGGGGCAACGGTTCCGGTAAAACCACGTCGGCGGACGCCATTCAAACAGTGATGACCGCCGCCCACGATTACCTGTTCACCTATAACCCGGGCCAGGATGAAACCACCCAACGGGGTCGCGGCGGCAAACAGGTGCGTACGCTGTCTTCTTACGTTTTGGGATGCGACGATGGCAGCTTCGCCCGCCTGGAGCCCACCGAAGGCTACATCGCCGCGTGTTTTCACCCCACCATGGGAGAATCCGCCGAGCCTTTCACCGCCATTATCTGCTGCCGCGCCCACATTGATCAGGCCGGCTCCCAGCGGGTGGCGCGTCAGGACGACCTGTTCTTCCTGATACTGCCGGGAGCGGA
Coding sequences within:
- a CDS encoding Wadjet anti-phage system protein JetA family protein, producing MSNPDRFQQFFSTDCPQFFRPLTSKYREMIVECLRLLYQRFYSSMADYGHALKREQMVEIFQTALTRAPELETDEDSETEGRFRTDRDKALWILNTLIDYGWLEVQVDEVTLQSSYHFSRKGRLFTQPFLELSGASVRTRHRNTRNTRNALRAFIEAGEVHDLLDAYEYSERIISDFTDIITELEDRKRQLVKEIEITALIKRASDEFFDFMDKRFQPDLSVRLSADSVEKHRDEIMSQVRQIRRLPKETKAHAESELRRLLPDRVVEGQSLLWLLLDNIEIRLTNACDIMLPALRSALRNFTRRADIIIRQMSYLASQRHNDMVQICQELTELPAEEQRARLERAGALMANLNVGLIDPKQISLREGRRKITVDSRVLNDEPLDQGARKELFIQHALDQAFVINDDRTRQYLIQALRGGQRIQTKHLPINAAPDLLAAMHAVELGSVSGLSSEYEFVVEPTGDLVSNEYLLQADDFIIEVRPKKAMQDTL
- a CDS encoding DUF4194 domain-containing protein — protein: MILSQCLENELSSEGLQLTDFSELALRLLDYSIICRDESLIEQTLYDRYLRIDKLVDDYLSVLGVRLLHDRQFQYIRAYPPGAEAPGLDDEVDQPFNTGLRARLNQQEIALILVLRSQYDKALREGQVDDQGGVTLSFEALSIAMKNLLQRTLPENLTERRQLLKRLRQLRLLQFSQEDTLESGESWVRIRPQIVNFVSDEALSALRGEEAEQEDAAASPEEI